The Sylvia atricapilla isolate bSylAtr1 chromosome 3, bSylAtr1.pri, whole genome shotgun sequence genome has a window encoding:
- the BORCS6 gene encoding LOW QUALITY PROTEIN: BLOC-1-related complex subunit 6 (The sequence of the model RefSeq protein was modified relative to this genomic sequence to represent the inferred CDS: inserted 3 bases in 2 codons) — translation AEEVVAQPEQPLGEHGGGVRRAASSSPVLLPGETRPLPPPRQPPCADGASTAPPRRAPPVAEERRPLCPRSSQWEATQTLGATPXPEGRPIRADTPSVSESRARSARXGRAVFRRPIGIRRNSRGHTPAGPATNRRRRKQASARPRWAVAAGGHASLAMEEPGPAAEPPEGRGRDERSLEALSLAGGGGAAAGGRQLPEGRRATLASALELEGTVLREGRLTQFVANNLERRIRLSGAPRGEPPAGGGGSSIPAIDPGALQDVVALAGQVAAQVDELLRNVHCGLQALTALSVGCIQTYRDGVESLGEAADLSIRAMYALVARCEELDRAMQPVPALAKRIRDMKGTLERLEGLCK, via the exons GCTGAGGAAGTGGTGGCGCAACCGGAGCAACCGCTAGGAGAACATGGCGGGGGAGTGAGGAGAGCCGCCAGCAGCTCCCCGGTGTTGTTACCGGGCGAGACCCGCCCACTTCCGCCCCCGCGCCAACCGCCGTGCGCTGACGGCGCCAGCACCGCCCCTCCTCGCCGCGCCCCGCCAGTCGCGGAGGAGCGGCGGCCTCTCTGCCCTCGCTCCAGCCAATGGGAAGCGACACAAACACTCGGGGCCACGC CTCCGGAGGGCCGCCCAATCCGGGCGGACACGCCCTCGGTCTCCGAGTCACGGGCTCGCAGTGCGCG TGGGCGGGCGGTGTTCCGCCGGCCAATCGGAATCCGCAGGAACAGCCGAGGGCACACCCCCGCGGGCCCCGCAACCAATCGCAGGAGACGTAAACAGGCGTCGGCGCGCCCCCGGTGGGCGGTGGCGGCGGGCGGGCACGCGTCGCTCGCCATGGAggagccgggcccggccgccgaGCCGCCGGAGGGGCGGGGGCGGGACGAGCGAAGCCTGGAGGCGCTCAGCCTGGCCGGCGGCGGAGGGGCGGCGGCAGGGGGGCGTCAGCTGCCGGAGGGGCGGCGAGCGACGCTGGCCAGCGCCCTGGAACTGGAGGGGACGGTGCTGCGCGAGGGGCGCCTCACCCAGTTCGTAGCCAACAACCTGGAGCGGCGGATCCGGTTGAGCGGCGCCCCGCGGGGTGAGCCTCCTGCGGGGGGCGGCGGGTCCTCCATCCCCGCCATCGATCCCGGGGCGCTGCAGGACGTGGTGGCCCTGGCCGGGCAGGTGGCGGCGCAGGTGGACGAGCTGCTGCGGAACGTGCACTGCGGGCTGCAGGCGCTGACGGCGCTCAGCGTCGGCTGCATCCAGACCTACCGCGACGGCGTGGAGAGCCTGGGCGAGGCGGCCGACCTCAGCATCCGCGCCATGTACGCGCTGGTGGCGCGCTGCGAGGAGCTGGACCGAGCCATGCAGCCCGTGCCCGCCCTGGCCAAGCGCATCCGTGACATGAAGGGCACGCTGGAGCGGCTGGAGGGGCTCTGCAAGTAG
- the PNRC1 gene encoding proline-rich nuclear receptor coactivator 1 encodes MVTSTAPPPFLARISAGTEDPRRLPPSALLQRLRRGDSNCENQPNCCLAGPGGSARPALKRVRRRKGKIRPGPAGLLPSRYQQYQQHRAGLGRRTPLGTDLVTDAPPEEPPAPAPSRPASGKPLRKEFLKNKMGKTEKAAVSYGQPVHSLHLCEQPKINRQKNKCNMPVTKIASAKKIEDFWQDSVSPEIVQKQEKKPLKNTENFRNAKSKKPIALNEVSQKENYAGAKFSDPPSPSVLPKPPSHWVGGTAELSDQNRELMAVHLKTLLKVQA; translated from the exons ATGGTTACCAGCACGGCGCCGCCGCCCTTCCTGGCTCGGATCTCGGCGGGCACCGAAGACCCACGGCGGCTGCCGCCCTCCGCCCTGCTCCAGCGCCTCCGGCGCGGGGACAGCAACTGCGAGAACCAGCCCAACTGCTGCCTGGCGGGCCCGGGgggcagcgcccgccccgcgctgAAGAGGGTGCGGCGGAGAAAGGGAAAGatccggcccggccccgcggggctccTGCCCAGCCGCTACCAGCAGTACCAGCAGCaccgggccgggctggggagAAGGACGCCGCTGGGAACCGACCTGGTGACGGACGCCCCCCCGGAGGAGCCCCCTGCGCCTGCCCCCTCGAGACCCGCGTCCGGCAAACCCCTCAGGAAAGAG TTCTTGAAAAACAAGATGGGAAAGACAGAGAAGGCGGCCGTCTCCTACGGCCAGCCCGTTCACAGCTTACACCTGTGTGAACAACCAAAGATTAACAGGCAGAAGAATAAGTGTAACATGCCAGTGACGAAGATCGCCTCGGCGAAAAAGATAGAGGACTTTTGGCAGGATTCTGTGTCGCCGGAAATAGttcagaagcaggagaaaaagccaCTTAAAAACACAGAGAACTTCAGAAATGCCAAGTCCAAGAAACCTATCGCCCTAAATGAAGTgagccaaaaagaaaattacGCTGGGGCAAAGTTTAGTGATCCACCATCTCCCAGTGTCCTTCCAAAGCCTCCCAGCCACTGGGTGGGTGGCACAGCTGAACTGTCTGACCAAAACAGGGAGTTGATGGCAGTCCATTTGAAAACTCTCCTAAAAGTTCAAGCGTAG